Proteins encoded in a region of the Flavobacteriaceae bacterium HL-DH10 genome:
- the mscL gene encoding large conductance mechanosensitive channel protein MscL, producing MLKEFKEFAMKGNLIDIAVGFVMGAAFKEVVTSFTGGIVSPLIGLIFNADFKDLKFVIKEGIANAEGVLEGEVSVMWGAFLTNVIDFIIVAFVMFIIVKGVNKMKKKEEPAPATPAGPSQEDLLVEIRDLLKK from the coding sequence ATGCTTAAAGAGTTCAAAGAATTTGCAATGAAAGGCAATCTTATAGACATTGCAGTGGGTTTTGTAATGGGTGCTGCCTTTAAAGAAGTAGTAACTTCCTTTACAGGAGGTATTGTATCTCCGCTAATTGGGTTAATATTTAATGCTGATTTCAAAGATTTAAAATTTGTAATTAAAGAAGGCATCGCTAATGCAGAAGGCGTATTAGAAGGTGAAGTTTCCGTAATGTGGGGAGCTTTCCTTACTAATGTTATCGATTTTATCATTGTAGCTTTTGTTATGTTTATAATTGTAAAAGGTGTTAATAAAATGAAGAAAAAAGAAGAACCAGCACCAGCTACTCCTGCAGGACCATCTCAAGAAGACTTGCTTGTAGAAATAAGAGACTTACTTAAAAAATAA
- a CDS encoding aspartate-semialdehyde dehydrogenase: protein MKVAVVGATGMVGEVMLKVLEERNFPVTELLLVASERSVGKKLTYKNEEYTVIGLADAVAAKPQIAIFSAGGDTSLEWAPKFAEVGTTVVDNSSAWRMDPTKKLVVPEINANELTKEDKIIANPNCSTIQMVLALSQLHKKYKMKRIVVSTYQSVSGTGVKAVKQLENEIAGIEGEMAYPYPIGRNALPHCDVFLENGYTKEEMKLAREPQKIFNDKTFSVTATAVRIPTAGGHSESVNVQFENDFDLAEVRQIISDTPGVILQDNTATNTYPMPIFAHDKDEVFVGRLRRDETQPNTLNMWIVADNLRKGAATNTIQIAEYLIENNLV from the coding sequence ATGAAAGTAGCAGTTGTAGGAGCAACAGGAATGGTTGGCGAAGTCATGCTAAAAGTATTAGAAGAACGTAACTTTCCTGTTACAGAATTATTGTTAGTCGCTTCAGAGCGATCTGTTGGAAAAAAATTAACATATAAAAATGAAGAATATACCGTAATTGGTTTAGCTGATGCTGTGGCTGCAAAACCACAAATTGCTATATTTTCTGCAGGTGGAGATACTTCTTTAGAGTGGGCTCCTAAATTTGCTGAAGTTGGTACTACAGTAGTTGATAATTCTTCTGCATGGAGAATGGATCCTACTAAAAAATTAGTAGTCCCAGAAATTAATGCGAATGAATTAACTAAAGAGGATAAGATTATTGCAAATCCTAACTGTTCAACTATACAAATGGTTTTGGCTTTATCGCAACTTCATAAAAAATACAAAATGAAACGTATTGTTGTTTCTACTTACCAATCGGTTTCTGGTACAGGTGTTAAAGCGGTTAAGCAGTTGGAAAACGAAATTGCAGGAATAGAAGGTGAAATGGCATATCCTTATCCAATTGGTAGAAATGCATTACCACATTGCGATGTGTTTTTAGAAAACGGTTACACTAAAGAAGAAATGAAATTGGCTAGAGAGCCACAAAAAATATTTAACGACAAAACATTTTCTGTTACTGCTACTGCTGTTCGTATTCCTACAGCTGGCGGACACTCAGAATCTGTAAATGTTCAATTTGAAAATGATTTTGATTTAGCTGAGGTTAGACAAATTATTAGTGATACTCCAGGTGTTATTTTACAAGATAATACCGCTACAAACACCTATCCAATGCCAATTTTTGCACATGATAAAGATGAGGTTTTTGTGGGGCGTTTACGTAGAGATGAAACACAACCTAATACATTAAACATGTGGATTGTTGCAGATAACTTACGTAAAGGTGCTGCTACTAATACCATTCAAATTGCCGAATATTTAATTGAAAATAATTTAGTGTAA
- a CDS encoding prolyl oligopeptidase family serine peptidase yields the protein MNYPKTKTVNIIDTYFNHKVKDPFRWLEDDRSDETIAWVKTQNTATFNYLDTIPYRNKLKERLSSLWKYERIGAPFIEGNYTYFSKNNGLQNQNIIYRKEKNGKESIFLDPNTFSKDGTISLDVLSFSKDGSVLAYSISEGGSDWRKIIIINTNTKEKVEDALINVKFSAISWYKNEGFYYSSYDKPKGSELSAKTDQHKIYYHKLGTPQKEDTLIFGGIPEEKHRYIYATVTEDNKYLVLTPRTSTSGNKLYIKDLSVPNSKLITILDHTNTDTYIIDNKDNKLYLVTNLNAPNNKIVTVDVSHPTPENWEDLIPEAEHVLNAATKGSGFLFTNYMVDAISKIKQYDYNGTLINNIELHNLGTATGFSGKKDAKTVYYAFTNYNTPSSIYALNPKTGKTTLHWKPEIDFSYNEYESHQVFFKSKDGTKIPMILTHKKGIVLDGKNPTILYGYGGFNISLTPTFSITNTVWMEQGGVLAVPNLRGGGEYGKVWHEAGIQMKKQNVFDDFIAAAEYLIDKKYTSSKYLALRGGSNGGLLVGAVMTQRPGLAKVVLPAVGVLDMLRYHTFTAGAGWAYDYGTAEQSKDMFKYLKGYSPLHNIKEGIEYPATLITTGDHDDRVVPAHSFKFAAELQSKQTGKNPVLIRIETDAGHGAGTPVSKIIDQYADIFGFTLYNMGFQELPNK from the coding sequence TTGAATTATCCCAAAACCAAAACTGTAAACATTATTGACACTTACTTTAATCATAAAGTAAAAGATCCTTTTAGATGGTTAGAAGATGACAGAAGTGATGAAACCATCGCTTGGGTAAAAACACAAAACACAGCTACTTTTAACTATTTAGATACTATTCCTTACAGAAATAAACTAAAAGAGCGTTTATCTAGCTTATGGAAATACGAAAGAATTGGTGCGCCATTTATAGAGGGTAATTATACCTATTTTTCAAAAAATAATGGCTTACAAAATCAAAATATTATTTATAGAAAAGAAAAGAATGGTAAAGAAAGCATTTTTTTAGATCCCAATACGTTTTCAAAAGATGGCACTATCTCTTTAGATGTTTTAAGTTTTTCAAAAGATGGAAGCGTATTGGCTTACTCCATTTCTGAAGGTGGTAGTGACTGGAGAAAAATTATCATTATAAATACTAATACAAAAGAGAAGGTTGAAGATGCCTTAATCAATGTAAAGTTTAGTGCTATTTCATGGTATAAAAATGAAGGCTTTTATTATTCAAGTTATGATAAACCTAAGGGAAGTGAGTTATCTGCTAAAACAGATCAGCACAAAATATATTATCATAAACTAGGAACACCTCAAAAAGAAGATACTTTAATTTTTGGTGGAATTCCAGAAGAAAAACACCGCTATATTTATGCAACTGTTACTGAAGATAATAAATATTTAGTTTTAACACCTCGAACTTCTACATCGGGCAACAAACTATATATTAAAGACTTATCGGTTCCTAATAGCAAGCTCATTACCATATTAGATCACACAAATACTGACACTTATATTATAGACAATAAAGACAATAAATTATATCTTGTTACAAACCTTAATGCTCCTAATAATAAAATAGTTACAGTTGATGTCTCACATCCAACACCTGAAAATTGGGAAGACCTTATTCCTGAAGCAGAACATGTTTTAAACGCAGCAACAAAAGGCAGCGGATTTTTATTTACAAACTACATGGTTGATGCCATTTCCAAAATAAAGCAATATGATTATAACGGTACTTTAATTAACAATATTGAATTACATAACTTAGGTACTGCTACTGGATTTTCGGGTAAAAAAGACGCAAAAACTGTATATTATGCCTTTACCAATTACAATACACCATCAAGTATTTACGCCTTAAACCCTAAAACAGGAAAAACTACTTTACATTGGAAACCTGAAATAGATTTTAGTTATAATGAATATGAAAGTCATCAAGTTTTTTTCAAGTCTAAAGATGGCACAAAAATCCCGATGATACTAACCCATAAAAAAGGGATAGTATTAGATGGAAAAAACCCAACAATACTTTATGGATATGGCGGATTCAATATTAGTCTAACACCAACTTTTAGTATCACCAATACCGTTTGGATGGAACAAGGCGGTGTTTTGGCTGTTCCAAACTTACGTGGTGGTGGCGAATATGGCAAAGTATGGCATGAAGCAGGTATACAAATGAAAAAACAAAACGTGTTTGATGATTTTATCGCTGCAGCAGAATACTTAATAGATAAAAAATATACATCGTCTAAATATTTAGCATTAAGAGGCGGTTCTAACGGAGGACTATTAGTTGGTGCAGTTATGACACAACGCCCCGGATTAGCTAAAGTAGTACTGCCTGCTGTAGGCGTTTTAGATATGCTACGCTATCATACTTTTACCGCTGGTGCAGGGTGGGCTTATGATTATGGAACTGCTGAGCAAAGTAAAGACATGTTTAAATATCTTAAAGGCTATTCGCCTTTACATAATATAAAAGAAGGTATTGAATACCCTGCTACCTTAATTACAACAGGTGATCATGACGATCGGGTTGTGCCTGCTCACAGTTTTAAATTTGCTGCCGAATTACAAAGTAAACAAACCGGAAAAAACCCAGTTTTAATTCGTATTGAAACCGATGCTGGTCATGGTGCAGGAACACCTGTTAGTAAAATTATAGATCAATATGCCGATATTTTTGGATTTACACTTTACAAT